Sequence from the Magallana gigas chromosome 4, xbMagGiga1.1, whole genome shotgun sequence genome:
aacttcccgTTAAATTatgacttttgaaaaaaattagccaaaattttcaaacaattttcgTCACAGATTTCTCAGCAAATATTATTTGCAGATGcttaaaatttaaacacactctttgttttattaaatgtatcATTAAATGGGATTTAACAAGCTATTTAATAAATACACAAtgcatttattactttttaaataatttgttccGAGACATGTGAAGTCCATATTCCGCCGTTTGTGTGCATGTGGCCACAGGgacataaaaaagaatattgctTATAATATGATTGCATTgcgtttatgatataattttttatattatattcttacattttatcttatattgttaggttgttttattattttgacatttttacagattaattactggaaaataaagaaaagataTGAGCGACAATAATGGGTACTCGAACTACCTGTAAATCGAAGGTCATGGACAGGGTTTAATTTTAGCCAGAAGTCgatattcatgaaaataaaataaaaattattcttcaaattaaataatgaaCAGTGCGGTGATTTGCCTAGAAATTTTTACATGACAGCTTACATGAAGAGAGTAATAGAGAAAACTTGTGTATTTATCGGCAATAATGGGTACGCGCACGTTATCACTCCTCAGTAATTATGGCCTCTATTAACTCCAAACTCTATGCAGTGATATTGTATCTTACAATCATATGGACGATCCCAGTCGTGCTTCAGGTGTTCCGAATGACCGAATTTCACTGTTTTGTGAATATACCTTAATTAACCAAACTTGCAGGAACGCTATGATTATCATGTTTTGGATGTTGTTCGTGATTTGTTTTGGCCCAATCAAATCATATATAACTATTGGCTTTTAACTTAACTTATAATTCCAATAAATGTGAATAATGCATATGGGAGGGTGCGCCTTGTTTGAGCTACGcgttcatatatttattttctagatatttaaatacaaaaacttTAAGTTTAGTTAAATTCTTAAGTCAcgaattatatataatttcagattaaattcattaaatagaTTTCCCTACATTCAGCCCATTTTAATGCACGTACTGTATGGCAAAATGTAGCTAAAAGTGAATCGTTGGATATTTTTTAAACGACTAACTTGATGTTCTTCAACCCTCAACCTCAAGATATTTTCTcatcataaaaattatattcgTCCTTTAGACtttatgaatgaaataaattattaaaacactTATTGATTGTATCCATGTTTATTACAAAGTCATTGAAAATTTGCCGACATtaaatataatggaataaatatacATCCTAAGATCACATTATCAAAAACGTTGTAACGGTACATCGTTGGCTCGAACCCCTTCACCTAAATATATAGTCACTATAGATCTCCAGGAAGCCACCAAACCAAGCGTTTTGTTGAATCGCTTGTcgtaatataaacattaaatggtatacaaataaataatatccgAATGATTTGAAGTTATCGGACACATCGAAGTTATACACATTCAAATCtcaattgattcgtgtcgattattcctgcaaacttacaatcttgtgcaCCAACTTTCTTTTGTGATAATCTTACATGTACGACCATTTGCTTTAAGACCTCatggtatttatttattttttcttaataattgCAGCTACTAAGCAGGACCCGGATGAATCAGAAAACTGAAAATCACCAGCACGCAGTATTCATCAACGAGATTAgtcatcatttaaaataaaaaatacgcCGGCGTGAAACGAAAGAATTCGACTTAAATGTGTGCAATGAAATTCTGGGGGAAAATGACACGCCATTACAAAATTAGTGAAATTAACCATGGTCAATGTCAATGTGTGCACATTGTAAGTCTCATTGTTAATAGACTAGTGCTAAGCTAAGGAGTGAAATATCTATAAACTAATTCTACTATTTGTTTAAGATAGGCAAAGACGTATGCATATCTTATGCATATGCatattgttttaatgttaataaaattctggttttgttgttaatttatttgaagaaaGAGAGTGAAAGGAGAAAAGGGAGCTCTTCACAATAACACTCCCAGCCTTCTCAACCACTCGACTCTCTTCTCTAAcacgtatttttttctttccccACTCACactctccttttttttttaccaaccaCACTCCCttctcaccccccccccactataatacctcctctctctctctctctctctctctctctctctctctctctctctctctctccaactTACATTctccccttctctctctctccaacaCCTTCCTCCTTCTTTCTCTTCCCACTCGAATTCCACGCCTCTCTCCCACTCACTTTCCCCTTCTCACACTCTCTCACTCACACAATCCCACCTCTCCCCTCCAGTTGAGGTGGAGAAGAGTGTGAGTGGAAAGAGAGAGGGGGATAGTGTGAGTtgatagagagagagaagggggaATGTGGAGAGGGAGGGGAGTGTGTGAATGGAGGGAGAGAGTGTGAGTGAAGAGACAGAGGGGAGAGtgaggtgagagagagagagagtgtgtgtaaAAAAGGAGAGAAAAGGAGTGTGAATAGAGAGATAAAAGGGGGAGAAGTGTTTGAGGAAAGTAAGAAATAAGTGTGGAGATAGAAAGAAAGAAGAGTGAAAGGGAGGAGAGAGAGTGCAAAGTGTGAGTGGAGGGAGAGATAGTGGGGAGATAAAGAAGGGAGAGTGAATGGGGTAGGAGAGGTTAtgaagagagagaaagaaagggAAAGTGTACGTGGAAGAAGAGGGGAGAATATGTGTTGGGATAGAGGGGGATAGTCTGAGAGGGAAAACAAAGGATGTGTAAGTTGGAACAGAGTGTGATAGGGGAGAGAGAAATAAGAGGGAATAGTGTAAAGGGAAGAAAGAGAAGGGGAGTGTAAATAGAGAGAAAATGGTAGAAGTGTGAGTGAGGAAAGTAAGAAGGAGGACAGTATCTGGGAATGAGAGAGGGAGAGAAAAAGAGAGCGAGGATGGCAAGTGAGTTTGGAGAAAAAGTGAAGGGAATACTTTGAGTCGGGGGGAGAGGAGAGCGTGTGAGTGGAGATAAAGAAGGGAAAGTGTGAGtaggaaataaagaaaaactatGAATGTGAAAGGGGAATGGATAGAACGAGAGGAAATGTGAGCTGGGAGGAGGTATGTTTTAAAGAGAGAGTGTGAGTTACAGAGGATGGAGTATGAGTggggagagaaagagagagagagaaagagagtgtgtgtgtgtcttGTATAATCCAAGATCGAACTTTCTGCTACTAAATGAACGGGAGTCAACATTAGCAAATTTTCTATTGTTCAGAATCAAACATAATTGCTTGATAACCcttaaatcattaaaacaatCCTAAAAGtgtgaagttaaaaaaattgtttatagatTATTACGATGGTCAGGAAAACTGTGATGCATTGTTTTTTCCTAACTCACGACCGCAAAATCTGTCAAAAATAATAAAGCAGCCACAGCAAAACATGGAAGCATCCGGTGTTTATATAGCTAAACAAAAATAGttgccaaataaaaaaataaccaacAGCGATCTGATGCACCATTTTGACTAAGATTAAGTGTGCAAATACCAGCCGATAGTAGCATCTTTTGATAaagggtttttatttttttttctcctttgaTAATCTAGGTCCTAATCTAAGAGAATATCATAATAACATTACTTTCATTGGAAAGACTAATTGAAGAATAAAAAGTTGCGATAACAATAATGaccaatttttataatttttttaaaaacaggtcTTTTATGCATTGCAATTGTAGGTTAAGATTTGTTAAAACGAAAACCCCATGACAGTTATGTGTTTTTTAGGGTCCGTAATGGGGGGAGGagatttatttatgataaaaataaattgaagaaaagattTTATCtcttataagaaataaaacagttttaagACAGTCATAACATTGTATAGTTATGCTATAAGTTTAAGagtaaatatattaaacaaaattgttataaaacatcaattatCGTATATGATAGTTTTAAATGTATGCATAACAGAAAAATCTATAGCTAGccacattaaaaaaaaggtcTTGCATGAAACATAATTATACAAGTATTATATCGGTAAATTATGCTGACCTTTCGGTTTAGCTCTATACATTAACCAAAGCTAGATACATGTACGTtcaagaataaaaagaaatgtatcCATCAACCTCctgtcattttaatttattttcaaatcttGCATCCCGTTCTTGTACTGATGCATCAGTTCCTACCCCAAAACCAAAGGATAGAACTGTGCAGTTCCCTTCAGTCAACTGAATTGTGACTAAAAGGTAACTAATAGCATACCCTTGCCACTCGGTCAAATGAAATGTGACAACGGAATGGTAACTGAAAAGTAACTTAATGACAAGTTATTCAGTCACCTTTTCAAACCTTTTAGTCGACATTAAGTTAACTGAATggcaaaaaattcattttgtgcTCACGAACTTTATTTTCACTCAACTTCCATCACGGGTATTTCAATCTTAATGCTATTCAGCTTCGTCCAGAGACAAATTTAACCGTTCTTTATTCGTATCTGACTTATTAAGTTGAGCACTGCTTTGAACAAATGACCTTAATGTTTAACATTTAGTAATTGAATTATAACTTCCGAAACCAAGCTAATACTTTTTATGGctaatcatttgtttaattgtCTATTGGTTGTaactagatttttaaaatagacaCTATTTCGTATATTATATATAGTGAATGCTGAATTGCAGCGTAAAATGATTTCTATCTCAAAATTGTACAAGTAAGCAGAAAAATTACTTGTGGTTGTTGAGTAAGAATTTTCATGAGACTTCCTGCTTTCAAGGTCGCTATCatttaattatgtacatgtatatgttgttgTGGTAGTTCAGTTATGTAAGATTGTGCATCATTCTTCCCCAGTACCTAACCGATATCTACGTGTTGCTGAATCTTGATTTACATACATAGACAATCATCTGGAAAATAATGGGCtcaaaaaagcactaaaaagtTTTGCAATAAACTTATGCAATGGATGAATAACAAATAGCAGCATCAATTATTGCTttgaagaaatatttattttttaatctttttaaaatatgatcaaaATTTGAGTAACAATGCATTTTTACGGGGGATGTGACTCAACATGATAGCCGGTTTTAGCCGGCGTCCTTGAAGGAGATGATATAAAGCAGAAATTGCAGTTATATAAGGAGACGAAATCGCGCAGTTTGTGTAAACTGTTTGACACGATCGAAGAGTGAAGAGTAAAAGTTACAATCTACACGAATCAGGTAATCTCTctctatctttctctctctctttatttgTCTGCTTTTGTATGTCTGTCCGTCTATCTGTATTTGTCGGTTTCTCTGCCAGTTTGCCTGTATTACTACCTGATTGACCATCTACATGTCGGATTGTCTGTCTATCTATTTCTCCGTGTCTTGTCTCTTCAAACTATGCagaaaagaattgtttttattttaatacgtAGTGGGTTATATAACAAAATAGGTTTCTTAAAGCAGTGTTTataaaagaaagataatgatTGTTCCGTCAAATTGTATAGAAGCACagctttgtttttcaaaatattgcattAATGTAAGATGAGTCAATTTAGGCATTATTGATAATGGTTTTATTTGAAGGTTCGTATAAAATCCTTTAAACTTCTCTCAAACCACGAGATGAAGGGGCTTTTATAGAATATCAATATGTTTCCTTGAAGAATATTTGTTGATATTTGGTAAATACATACTTAGTGTAGGTTTCATTCTCAACACTaggtaaaataaatgtttgctatggttatatacatgcatggtCGACTTTCAAAACCTGATCCAAATATAACGCCTTTGAAGTGTTATGAAATGTTGTCATCTTACTTTTAGCCCGGATAAGTTGAAAGCTCAGGTAAGCTTTTCTAATCACCTTTTGCCTGACTTTCGTCTGTTGCTCTGTTTGTCCGTTCCCTTTAACACACAATACAAATGTAACTTTTCTTGCAAGAACCACAATGCCTGTTTTGACCAAACTCAACACATATTATCCTACCTCAttggaatttaattttgttaaaatgaagggccatgcTCTCTTATGAGACGTGTTAATTAACAATTAATAACATGTTTTTGACcttttagaaaatttaaaaacctttcgggttttttgttggttttttttccccCTCCCCTCTCTCTTCACTCACACTTTTTCTCCATTATctcctcctctctctctctctccattcaCACTATGTCTCTTTCCACTCACTCTCCCTCCACTCACTctcttttttgatttgattggaAGCGTCCTTAAAAAAATTGTAGTGTTAAGTTTGTTTATTAGGTGATGCAAAATGTAAGCTTAACCTTTAAATAGGAATacatacaatttttataaaaaatatttctctaaaatttaaaattcatgtggccagaaaagctgatttttttttcagaagcaTCCTCAAAGAGTGTAGACAAATCATGATCTCCATGGTTAGGGTTACAAAGGAGtttacaagaaaataaaattctgtAGAAGCGTTCTTTTAAAACGTTTGTTGAATCATTTTTaggtagtgttaattcaaatacaattgtttaaataaagattttggGGAGGAGTAGGGTTTTTTTTGCATGCACAATATTAATTGTGAATAAATAAGGGGAAAGTTATTTTATTATCTTCTAATAAATTGAGACAATATAATTGGCTcgatatcatatatatactgAGAAAATGTGTTACTCATTTATCctggtattttaattttaataccaCTGTAACAACGTGCTTTTTAAAATTACgcgattgaattttttttttaaattgcgttGAATTTTTTTACCAGTTAAAtgcacttaaaactttttatatcaacgtattttgaagataaaaaagATTGTACAGGGTCCGATTGATGATATACTAAACAGATATCCcatgaacttttaaaatattctggATAGCAATATTGCAATGTAAAAATTTTTCAATAAGATCATTTGGATTTAAGAGAAAAAGAGtaaatgtacaatattttatatgatattttagtcAATATGActataaatttgtttaatatttatcctttaacttttaattatttaccCTGTTTAGAGAGAGAAGAGGAGATGATTATTTTGATGGAAAACAATGAGTtgaactatacatgtatttacagtaGCATTTATAACATGATCAAATATTCATGTTTAGTTTAAGTGGACATTTAAAACAGTATTGAACacgtatataaatacatttttacatacaTTACTTTAGAAGTGATGGCCTGCGTCAAATGTACATACATACCAGAAAATGGTCAGCAATTGGAAGAGAGTATCAAAAAATGCGCAGAAGAAGGACTCATGCCTATTTTGCAAGCTGGAGTTCAAGTAAAAGGAAGAAGTTTATTGGATGCAAAAGAGTTAAAAGGAAAAGAAGTGGCTTTCATAAACGTTGAAAAGCTTGAGGTAATAAGGTGGAGGGAAGGTTggggggaaaggggggggggagggtaaGAATTCTAGAAAAGCCTAAGATTCATATATAAATGATCCACGATGTTTCACCAAACGCGTCTTATTCCcccaatttcatttttttaaacttccttCAGCGCTTTACGTTTAGGTACAATTATAAGtaaatgcatattttgatacattagATTTTCTGCCTATTTAATAAGCATATAGTCaatgttgattttgttttaaagaaatacatttGGTTTCTAGAAAAAGAAATTAGACGAAAAGGTCAAAACGTGTATCAAACAAGACCAGAAAGTGAGTAaacttttagattttttttcatacgcCCTACTGTCGATTTGCTAATTTACTTGTTCATATTTAGGTGGGAATAATCTTACACAAGAATAAGTCGATGTTTTATCTGGTGCATTTTTTTCAACAGGAGTTCGAACACCAGACAGCGTTACTTGAACGCCTTCGGGCTAGAGTTGGACGCACGGTCGGATTTGAAATAGAGCCTTTTGAAAATTGGGCAGGAAATCAAACGAGCACTGTTTTATCCTGTTACCCACAAACAAAAGAAGAGATGTCAATTATCATCAAATTTGCCGCAGAAGAAAATATGGGAATCCGGTGTGCTGGATCCCGACATAGCTGGGCGCCTGTGTTTGCTGACTCGTTTCAAATTTGTGTGAATACAGAGAATATGAAGAGTGACTACACTAGCCGAACAAACATCAGGATAGCAGACGTAAGTATATATTATAGTAAAATTCGTTTAATGGTTATTTTCTTGGATTTCTTTGTTGATTTGATCAACGAAATTAGACGTTTAATAAAATGCAATCCCCAACACATTATTGTATCGATAAAATAATTGGCCACGATATAACGTAGTATACTTGTAACTGTCTTTATCACGAGATCCTCAAAAAATACTGTCcacaaatattaataaaaccacaGCATAGTTTTCTATGAATATTTTGGAGAAACAGCCATGTTTGAAAGCTCAATGAAAGTATCGATTGTGAAATAGCTTTGCATTATTATGAACTACGTTATTAagtaatttttgatattttgttttagataCAGCTTACTTAAAAATAAGTAGTTTTTATCTTCCCCTGTGTGTAATACAAGTGTGTATTATACCTGAACGATTACTTgattattttccattttataTCCTTCGTTCACGTATGATAACAAATCTTCACCATTAAGGTTTTgtgctatttaaaaaaaattcttggcTGATTACAGTTGCACAGGAGAACAGTGGATGTAATGACGGGTGTAACCACTGGTGATCTCAAAACTTTTCAACTTCAAGCAAAGCTTAACCTCAACACAAACGTCATTTTGGATCTGGTTCAAATGGTCAGCGTTGCCCAGACTGGCTGTCATGTAAGTATTTGTTGATGAACCCTTTGGGAGTACATATTCAAAATCACagtcttaaattaaaattttggtttTGTATATACCTAAAATACATATGTAGAATAATAACCAACTAAATGTCATGAATAAAAGTACCTgacaaaataaaagtaatagcaaattttgacatattcaaataaaaatttgtttttttgtttggtttttttcctTACTGTACTTCAAAGACATcgtataatattttttgattaatcaaataaaatcgagaaattttattgatatattttatttattggatAGCGAAATAAAGTACTATGTTTGAACTATGGACTTAATAATCTGCCGCTATTTGCATGTTTAGAAGATATATCTGTATGATGACACTGATCGACCAAAACGGGAACACGCCTGCTCGACTATTGTTTTTCGCATTATTTGTagctttattttaaatattgtggATTCTGGTCATTTAGGGCGTTGGCATAGATACACGTTGCTTGAGTGACTACTTGGTAAAGATGAGGGTTTTTGACTCAAATGGCGAACTCCGAACCTATAGTTCTGATGGAACAGACGGAGACATTGATCTATTTAGAGCAGTTGCTGCTGGATTCGGCTGTTTTGGAATAGTTTACGACATGACGATTAAAGTAAACTcatttatcatatacatgtatatcaaaacatcaattttaatttgaaaggtTTTCACACTCACACTTAAACAAATGTGTGAGTGTGTGTACTTTAAACATCTATTGTGTCACTgttcaaaatatcttaatttaagGCCATTTAAGTCATTTAAGGCCATATTGAACTTTAAATGAAGAATTGTGTATAAAAGATAAAGGGAAATGTTTAGGTTTTAAAgctttaatttttgcaaaatttcttTACTAAAAGTAAAAGGCAGATATGATTGGTAATTTGTAGACCACTTTAAGCCTCctttaattatgatatttgtATTTTGCAATTCAGATGGATCATGAAGTAATCGTAGAAACGCGCAACTTCTATCCTTGC
This genomic interval carries:
- the LOC105321760 gene encoding L-gulono-1,4-lactone dehydrogenase, producing the protein MACVKCTYIPENGQQLEESIKKCAEEGLMPILQAGVQVKGRSLLDAKELKGKEVAFINVEKLEKKKLDEKVKTCIKQDQKEFEHQTALLERLRARVGRTVGFEIEPFENWAGNQTSTVLSCYPQTKEEMSIIIKFAAEENMGIRCAGSRHSWAPVFADSFQICVNTENMKSDYTSRTNIRIADLHRRTVDVMTGVTTGDLKTFQLQAKLNLNTNVILDLVQMVSVAQTGCHGVGIDTRCLSDYLVKMRVFDSNGELRTYSSDGTDGDIDLFRAVAAGFGCFGIVYDMTIKMDHEVIVETRNFYPCMASVFHSEERLREIIHNNWAVEIFWFPFSSLPFNLSNDELWVRTFNKICPEAIEKVEDVKFYKIHDVYDCITQEALGLVSSFITNHEPIVPLMQWLSFLTLKNVLYPDRMEPLYQEIPNAVHFRKYLEKAKVYDLEFVFDYRDDYARLKEIINVVVENVKIFKEKKKYPLNLSLEMRFMTYSDAYLGTGSIANPKYGGSGHVVCIEVLCLKGTESWKDFSEAVGQKWSDLGGVPHLAKQYDQLEGIFESIRCKMGMQIEAFNCQLTNSGADPSGMFLNLGMRKLLGKKAT